In Neoarius graeffei isolate fNeoGra1 chromosome 17, fNeoGra1.pri, whole genome shotgun sequence, a single window of DNA contains:
- the LOC132901183 gene encoding olfactory receptor 52B2-like — MDSNMSTYSSLLTLEPLGISAPHILPVFMFGMLTYCAILFFNITLLLTIALNRKLHKPMHILLLNMPVNDIVGASALFPQIMTSMLSQIRSITYSACYVQAFLIHLYGTGSFLILIAMAYDRYIAICCPLKYHALMSTNNLLKIIITVWTIDFTVIGLLLGLSYRQEICSTRIVDPFCNNPSLLKLICGDIRLNNYYGLSLTALLHILTLFIMLFTYIQILITCVSKRQSDAKTKAIQTCGTHLVVYLCLEFISLFFIISHRFANVSQYIRGALATSLMVFPPFLNPLIYGLKTKEIRQDITFFFHKKISQS, encoded by the coding sequence ATGGATTCCAACATGTCAACATATTCATCTCTTCTTACTTTGGAACCACTGGGCATATCAGCACCTCATATTTTACCAGTGTTCATGTTTGGAATGCTTACCTATTgtgctattttgtttttcaatATTACGTTACTGCTAACAATTGCTCTGAACCGAAAGCTTCATAAACCGATGCACATATTGTTGTTAAACATGCCAGTTAATGACATTGTAGGTGCCTCTGCCCTTTTTCCTCAGATCATGACAAGTATGCTTTCACAGATTAGATCAATCACTTATTCTGCATGTTATGTGCAAGCCTTCTTGATACATTTGTATGGAACTGGATCATTTCTTATTCTAATTGCGATGGCTTATGACAGATATATTGCAATTTGCTGCCCATTGAAATATCACGCCTTGATGTCCACAAATAACTTATTGAAAATAATAATTACAGTATGGACAATAGATTTTACAGTGATTGGTTTACTACTTGGTCTGAGCTACCGTCAAGAGATTTGTAGCACGAGAATAGTTGACCCTTTCTGCAATAATCCAAGTTTGTTGAAGCTAATATGTGGGGACATAAGGTTGAATAATTACTATGGGCTGTCTCTTACAGCTTTGCTACACATTCTCACACTGTTCATCATGTTATTCACATACATTCAAATCCTAATCACCTGTGTATCTAAAAGACAGTCTGATGCAAAAACCAAAGCAATTCAGACATGTGGTACACACCTAGTTGTTTACTTATGTTTAGAATTCATTTCACTGtttttcataatttcacacagatTCGCTAACGTATCCCAGTACATAAGAGGAGCACTTGCCACATCTTTGATGGTATTTCCTCCTTTTCTTAATCCTTTAATATATGGTTTGAAAACAAAGGAAATTCGACAGGACATCACTTTCTTTTTCCATAAAAAGATCTCTCAGTCATAA
- the LOC132901181 gene encoding olfactory receptor 52B2-like, whose product MDSNMSSYSTLLTLEPLGISPIYILPVFMFGTLTYCAILFFNITLLITIALNQKLHKPMYILLFNLPVNDIIGASALFPQIMASMLSQSRSITYSACYVQAFLIHLYRAGSLLILTAMAYDRYTAICCPLKYHTLMSTNNLLKIIITVWTIDFTVIGLLLALSYRQEICSTRIVDPFCNNPSLMKLICGDIRLNNYYGLSLTALLHILTLFVMLFTYIQILITCISKRQSDAKSKAIHTCGTHLVVYLCLEFISLFAIISHRFANVSEYLRGAFATSLMVFPPFLNPLIYGLKTKEIRQNVTVLFCTKISQS is encoded by the coding sequence ATGGATTCCAATATGTCATCATATTCAACTCTTCTTACTTTGGAACCACTGGGCATATCACCAATTTATATTTTACCAGTGTTCATGTTTGGAACCCTTACCTATTgtgctattttgtttttcaatATTACATTATTGATCACAATTGCTCTGAACCAAAAGCTTCATAAACCGATGTACATACTGTTGTTTAACCTGCCAGTTAATGACATTATAGGTGCCTCTGCCCTTTTCCCTCAGATTATGGCCAGTATGCTTTCACAGAGTAGATCAATCACTTATTCTGCATGTTATGTGCAAGCCTTCTTGATACATTTATATAGGGCTGGATCACTTCTTATTCTGACTGCGATGGCTTATGACAGATATACTGCAATTTGCTGCCCATTAAAATATCACACCTTGATGTCCACAAATaatttgttgaaaataataattaCAGTGTGGACAATAGATTTTACAGTAATCGGTTTACTACTTGCTCTGAGCTACCGTCAAGAGATTTGTAGCACGAGAATAGTTGACCCTTTCTGTAATAATCCAAGTTTAATGAAGCTAATATGTGGGGACATAAGGTTGAATAATTACTATGGGCTGTCTCTTACAGCTTTGCTACACATTCTAACACTGTTTGTAATGTTATTCACATACATTCAAATCCTAATCACCTGTATCTCTAAAAGACAGTCTGATGCAAAAAGCAAAGCAATTCATACATGCGGTACACACCTAGTTGTTTACTTATGTTTAGAATTCATTTCACTGTTTGCCATAATTTCACACAGATTTGCTAATGTATCCGAGTACTTAAGAGGAGCATTTGCCACATCTTTGATGGTATTTCCTCCTTTTCTTAACCCTCTAATATATGGTTTGAAAACAAAGGAAATTCGACAGAACGTTACTGTCTTGTTCTGTACAAAGATCTCTCAGTCATGA
- the LOC132901180 gene encoding olfactory receptor 52B2-like has translation MDSNISTYSTLLTLEPLGISPLHILPVFMFGMLTYCAILFFNITLLLTIVLKQKLHKPMHILLLNMAINDITGASALFPQIMTSMLSQNTSVTYSACYVQAFLIHLYGTGTFLILIAMAYDRYIAICCPLKYHALMSTNNLLKIIITVWTIDFTVIGLLLGLSYRQEICSTRTVDPFCNNPSLLKLICGDIRMNNYYGLSLTALLHILTLFIMLFTYIQILITCVSTGKRQSDAKSKAIQTCGTHLVVYLCLEFISLFAIISHRFPNVSQSIRGTIAAYFMIFPPFLNPLIYGLKTKEIRQNGTVLFCTKISQS, from the coding sequence ATGGATTCCAATATATCAACATATTCAACTCTTCTTACCCTGGAACCACTGGGCATATCACCACTTCATATTTTACCAGTGTTCATGTTTGGAATGCTTACCTATTgtgctattttgttttttaatattacattactactAACAATTGTTCTGAAACAAAAACTGCATAAACCAATGCACATACTGTTGTTAAACATGGCTATTAATGACATTACCGGTGCCTCTGCCCTTTTTCCACAGATCATGACAAGTATGCTTTCACAGAATACATCAGTCACTTATTCTGCATGTTATGTGCAAGCCTTCTTGATACATTTGTATGGAACTGGAACATTTCTTATTCTAATTGCGATGGCTTATGACAGATATATTGCAATTTGCTGCCCGTTAAAATATCACGCCTTGATGTCCACAAATAACttgttgaaaataataattaCAGTGTGGACAATAGATTTTACAGTGATTGGTTTACTACTTGGTCTGAGCTACCGTCAAGAGATTTGTAGCACGAGAACAGTTGACCCTTTCTGTAATAATCCAAGTTTGTTGAAGCTAATATGTGGGGACATAAGGATGAATAATTACTATGGTCTGTCTCTTACAGCTTTGCTACACATTCTAACACTGTTCATCATGTTATTCACATACATTCAAATCCTAATCACCTGTGTATCTACCGGTAAAAGACAGTCTGATGCAAAAAGCAAAGCAATTCAAACATGCGGTACACACCTAGTTGTTTACTTATGTTTAGAATTCATTTCACTGTTTGCCATAATTTCACACAGATTTCCTAATGTATCCCAGTCCATAAGAGGCACAATTGCcgcatatttcatgatatttcctCCTTTTCTTAATCCTCTAATATATGGTTTGAAAACAAAGGAAATTCGACAGAACGGTACTGTCTTGTTCTGTACAAAGATCTCTCAGTCATAA